A window of Mycobacteriales bacterium contains these coding sequences:
- a CDS encoding COR domain-containing protein, protein MDRETAEALEEAEETGVLKLERLVSVPREVRGLTGLRELRLVDGEFELPYWLPALTSLRVLDLHDSVVPSLDPLMGMESLRALGLSGLSGALRERAVRTLTGLEALVAPDTDTRAVPPWIARLTNLRLLDLGGNPLGHIAPGIELPALDALFLWGHEFSRVPDALRALSRLRVLDLSRGGSHDRPRNEEPSIGEFNLWRLVGRGTRRRGITSPFQELPDWVAGLPLEWLSVAGLGLPTLPELPPTLWCLYARRNAFTEVPPSVTRLPRLARLDLSRNAIRDIDPPTLDRLRHLSLLDLSGNPLGVPPEVLADETTTPRTLADYLTRVKTTGRPLNEAKLLVVGEGSVGKTSLIRRLVRGDFAPYESKTEGIAVTRWPIQTSGDPVTLNVWDFGGQEIMHATHQFFLTRRSVYVLVLDTRQGEEQNRVEYWLKLVNGFSDSSPVIVVGNKTDEGVLDIDVRGLRAKYPNVVAVLPVSCRSGAGVEEVRQRVAQTVDALPHVRDALPHGFFAVKDELAALDVNYLGYDEYTGICARHDVLEPPAQEQLVGFLHDLGSVLCFRDDPRLSDTNILNPTWVTGGVYRLLNSNLAAQRKGLLRWADVDAILDDPDYPPQRRQFIVDVMKRFELCYEADGTFLVPDLLTKEEPDTGSWDDALHFEIAYDILPTSVISRLIVRMRSLISRETVWRTGFVARMDRSRALIRGDREDAVVTVDVTGPPEGRRGILTMIRGELRAITATIPGLTCQERVPVPGYPGVWVPYDHLLNLEAAGRRTVVPQGLTIEFPVRELLAGVDEPVPVPVGQAQVEPAPQPAPPPPVDGTPWQPREAMWLGVLLLGGLLLLAVAVRLLKLGPAIIAVALPAVVVLAFVVLRVTGRVSEGALTDIVKGVLTRKDGESP, encoded by the coding sequence GTGGACCGCGAGACGGCTGAGGCGCTGGAGGAGGCCGAGGAGACCGGCGTCCTCAAGCTGGAACGCCTCGTCTCGGTGCCGCGCGAGGTACGGGGGCTGACCGGCCTCCGCGAGCTCCGGCTCGTCGACGGCGAGTTCGAGCTTCCGTACTGGCTACCGGCACTCACGTCGCTCCGGGTGCTGGACCTGCACGACAGCGTCGTGCCGTCACTCGACCCCCTGATGGGGATGGAGTCGCTCCGCGCCCTCGGCCTGTCGGGCCTGTCCGGGGCATTGCGGGAACGGGCGGTCAGGACCTTGACCGGTCTGGAGGCGCTGGTGGCGCCGGACACCGATACCCGCGCCGTCCCGCCGTGGATCGCCCGACTCACGAACCTTCGGCTGCTCGACCTCGGCGGCAACCCTCTCGGACACATCGCGCCCGGCATCGAGCTCCCGGCACTGGACGCGCTGTTCCTGTGGGGCCATGAGTTCTCCCGCGTGCCGGATGCGTTGCGCGCGCTCAGCCGGCTTCGCGTCCTCGACCTGAGCCGCGGCGGGTCGCACGACCGACCGCGGAACGAGGAGCCGTCGATCGGAGAGTTCAACCTCTGGCGCTTGGTCGGCCGCGGCACCAGGAGGCGCGGTATCACGTCCCCCTTCCAGGAACTACCCGACTGGGTCGCGGGGCTGCCACTCGAATGGTTGAGCGTGGCCGGGCTGGGCCTCCCCACGCTCCCGGAGCTGCCGCCGACGCTGTGGTGCCTCTACGCCCGACGCAACGCCTTCACCGAGGTCCCTCCCTCGGTGACGCGGCTCCCCCGGCTCGCCCGGCTGGACCTGAGCCGCAACGCGATCCGCGACATCGACCCGCCCACCCTCGACCGGCTGCGGCACCTAAGCCTCCTCGACCTCAGCGGGAACCCGCTCGGCGTGCCGCCGGAGGTGCTCGCGGACGAGACGACGACCCCCCGCACGCTCGCGGACTACCTCACCCGGGTGAAGACCACCGGCCGTCCGCTGAACGAGGCGAAGCTGCTGGTGGTCGGCGAGGGCTCGGTGGGCAAGACGTCGCTGATCCGGCGGCTGGTGCGCGGCGACTTCGCGCCGTACGAGTCGAAGACGGAGGGGATCGCGGTCACCCGCTGGCCGATCCAGACGTCCGGCGACCCGGTGACGTTGAACGTCTGGGACTTCGGCGGCCAGGAGATCATGCACGCGACGCACCAGTTCTTCCTGACCCGCCGCAGCGTGTACGTCCTCGTCCTCGACACGCGGCAGGGCGAGGAGCAGAACCGCGTCGAGTACTGGCTCAAGCTCGTCAACGGCTTCTCCGACTCCTCCCCCGTCATCGTCGTCGGCAACAAGACCGACGAGGGGGTGCTCGACATCGACGTCCGCGGGCTCCGGGCCAAGTACCCGAACGTCGTCGCCGTGCTGCCCGTCTCCTGCCGGTCCGGCGCCGGGGTCGAGGAGGTGCGGCAGCGGGTCGCGCAGACCGTCGACGCACTGCCGCACGTGCGCGACGCGCTGCCGCACGGCTTCTTCGCGGTGAAGGACGAGCTCGCCGCGCTGGACGTCAACTACCTCGGCTACGACGAGTACACCGGGATCTGCGCGCGCCACGACGTCCTGGAGCCACCGGCGCAGGAGCAGCTGGTGGGGTTCCTGCACGACCTCGGCAGCGTGCTCTGCTTCCGCGACGACCCGCGGCTGTCCGACACGAACATCCTCAACCCGACGTGGGTGACCGGCGGCGTCTACCGGCTCCTCAACTCGAACCTCGCCGCGCAGCGGAAGGGCCTGCTGCGCTGGGCGGACGTGGACGCGATCCTGGACGACCCGGACTACCCGCCGCAACGGCGCCAGTTCATCGTCGACGTCATGAAGCGCTTCGAGCTCTGCTACGAGGCTGACGGCACGTTCCTGGTCCCGGACCTGCTGACGAAGGAGGAGCCCGACACGGGCAGCTGGGACGACGCGCTGCACTTCGAGATCGCGTATGACATCTTGCCGACCAGCGTCATCTCCCGGCTGATCGTCCGGATGCGGTCCCTCATCAGCAGGGAGACGGTGTGGCGCACCGGGTTCGTCGCGCGGATGGACAGGAGCCGGGCGCTGATCCGCGGCGACCGGGAGGACGCGGTGGTCACGGTGGACGTGACCGGACCGCCGGAGGGCCGCCGCGGGATCCTCACGATGATCCGCGGCGAGCTGCGCGCGATCACCGCGACGATCCCCGGCCTCACCTGCCAGGAGCGCGTGCCGGTGCCGGGCTACCCGGGCGTGTGGGTCCCCTACGACCACCTGCTGAACCTGGAGGCGGCCGGCCGCCGCACCGTCGTCCCGCAGGGCCTCACGATCGAGTTCCCTGTGCGGGAGCTGCTCGCCGGGGTCGACGAGCCGGTGCCGGTGCCCGTGGGGCAGGCCCAGGTAGAGCCGGCTCCGCAACCCGCGCCGCCGCCACCCGTGGACGGCACGCCGTGGCAGCCCCGGGAGGCGATGTGGCTGGGCGTCCTGCTGCTGGGCGGGCTCCTGCTCCTCGCCGTCGCCGTGCGGCTGCTGAAGCTCGGCCCGGCAATCATCGCCGTGGCACTGCCCGCCGTCGTCGTCCTGGCGTTCGTGGTGCTGCGCGTCACCGGCCGCGTCTCGGAGGGGGCGCTGACCGACATCGTGAAGGGCGTTCTCACCCGGAAGGACGGTGAGTCTCCCTAG
- a CDS encoding very short patch repair endonuclease, which produces MTRVPEHPGPSSAEVSSRMSRLRRRDTKPEIEVRRLLHARGLRYRVAYRIPGLRRRTIDVAFTRQRVAVFIDGCFWHGCAAHGTQPAANADWWRTKLGVNQERDRDTTDRLQAAGWTVLRFWEHEAPETVADAVQATVRRAVPPR; this is translated from the coding sequence GTGACCCGCGTCCCCGAGCACCCAGGCCCGTCGTCGGCGGAGGTGTCGTCGCGGATGAGCCGGCTCCGCCGCCGGGACACGAAGCCGGAGATCGAGGTGCGCCGGCTGCTGCACGCGCGCGGGCTGCGGTACCGGGTCGCGTACCGGATCCCGGGCCTGCGCCGGCGGACGATCGACGTGGCGTTCACGCGGCAGCGGGTCGCGGTGTTCATCGACGGGTGCTTCTGGCACGGCTGCGCCGCCCACGGGACGCAGCCGGCGGCCAACGCCGACTGGTGGCGGACCAAGCTGGGCGTGAACCAGGAGCGCGACCGTGACACCACCGACCGGCTGCAGGCGGCCGGCTGGACCGTGCTGCGCTTCTGGGAGCACGAGGCGCCGGAGACCGTTGCCGACGCGGTGCAGGCGACCGTGCGGCGGGCGGTGCCGCCGCGGTAG